The nucleotide sequence TTTATGTGTTGAGACGTATGTCAGCTGTATACGGTAACTCCTCGTAAGTTGTCGACTAAACATTACCTTGGTAGGCTGTGACACTGTACTGATGCCTTCATGCTTCAATAAAATATGACTGGCTTTTAACTGTTTTCGaagaattttctttttcactttacTCCTCTTTACGAATATCGTATTATCTACAGTGTCAGCCATTGTCCGTTACTTAAAGTTGTCCGTGTACTAAAAAGGCGCGACCGATGGTTCCTGAAGACAAGCCTTGTTCCACCTTTTGTTTACAGTATTTTCGATTTGCTTTGACGATATTATTTTTCTTCCACGATTAAAACATGTCAATATTTTAATTCAGGATTATTTTGTGTGAGTTTACTTTAACTTCTTGTCCAAAAGTCATAtgaataaatcattaaaaaattaTCAGTATACAAGTATCACTAATGCACAACACAACAGTACAATGTTATATATTGAATGTATaaatgtatactgtatataatgtTTTATGAGGTGAAAGGGAAAACTAAATGCAGTTATTTAgtactttgctttttttttcctttggaaagCTCTAATTCTGCACTATatcagttgtttttctttccttaatTGCCCAGCTTTGTTGTGTTCACTGTTAGTTGGTATTCAAGTCCACAATGTGTCATGTTTTGAAATATGTTTCCAATATAGAGGACAAACACACTGCAGGGAAATCCATGCTGCATGCTTTCTTAATCTCTTCACAAAAGATAGACCAAATTCTCCAGGGATCATTCTATAGGCCAGCCTAACATGATACAAAGGGATAAAAACATAAGGGGAGTGACTCTGGAGAGACTGTTGGGCATTCCTTTTCATCATCCCACATTGAAGATATTCCTTCTTTATCTGAGGATTGTGTTGTTGACTGAAACATTTAAGCAGCATTTTTATGGAACAAAACATTTATGTTATCTATATATTGTGTTATGGTCCACCCTGGACCCGTTGGTCTATTCCCATGTAGGAATTCCGTGCAGATAAATGACTGTGCAGCTCCTCTAGCTGCATGTACATTTCACCAGAGTGAGGTTGGAGAATTAATATGTGGAGGGATTGTGCAATGAAACCCTCACCTGTCGCCAGCCCTCTAATTTCCAATGGCACAGCCTGACCATTTTGGTGTCACACTGAGCTACTGGCCAAAGGGACTGCTTCGTTGTCTTAACAGCACACTGTGTTTAGTCTGCAAAACAACAGCTGTTTGAACAGGAGACCATGGCCATCCTCCCTAGTATGAACGTTTgatgaagtttttttttaaaaagtgtaataaaatgtatttctttaatGGGCGTTGGGTGATAAACAGCAATATGAGCTAGATAAGGGCTGTTGTGGAGATACACGATATATTGTATGATAATATTTTTACAGAAAATATCAGAATGGCAGATAATCACTCAGTGAATAGTTATGAACGGCTCATCAGCAGGTTATAATGTCTCATAAACACAGTTTCAAAAACAGGCTTCAAAGCTGTTCAGCCTTTAATCAACAGTGATTGTGAGGGAAGAGGCGACCAGTATTCTGCTAGAGGCTGAACAGCAATTTAGACCTATTAATAGActtttcttttatcagccaagcTGGAAAAAGGTTAGACCTGAACTGCTTTGGTAAGCTGAGCCATTTAAAATAGAGGTTCACAAGTGAGCACACAAATTGATGACATATTTGCCTTTCTAATAGTCGGAGTCATACATTGAAATGGGAAGAACAAAAAATGGCTCattattaatttttatttttaaaggctgTAAGAAAATCTCATGCTCTTCTTTGTGATgactaataaaataataaaatataatttaaaagcaaataaaaagctATTCAAAAAATTGGACAGGTCATTTTTTCCCCAAGGATATGACACACGAGACATGGGAGACGAGTAAACACAAGGTTTGCCGGTGCACAAAAATACAAAGCATACTAGGTCTTGAATCAATACGACACTATTTCATGCTCTTACACCTGCCTGTTCTTCAACAATAGAGCTAATAACAGATGCACACATGTATATTGAAGTTGAGAGGACCggccaaaatgtcctctttGCTCGTAGAATGAACGTTTTGGTGCTAAGTACTGTATGTCGCACAAacaagaaaatacacacacacacacacacacaaacacacgcacacacacacacacacacacacacacacacacacacagagtgtccTAGAATGTGTGGAATGGTGTGTCTGGGGCCATGTTGACACCCCCTCTGTCTATCTGCTGATTTACAGGAAAACACAGCCAGTACTCtatcttaaacacacacaagcagctgTCACACTGGGCTACAGTCCACTCCACACTGAGATGCCTGCACACTTCACAATCTTTAATTTGATCACCATAGTGCCGCATCTCCGTGACAATGGGAATCCCAGGGTCAAATTGTGACTACTGGCAGTCAGACAAAGAGCAACAGAATAGATGTCATTTGATCTGTTAAATCCCTTGGGGATGGCCTTGGAATCCTGTAATGGAACATTTTGAGGGAGCCGCAATAACCAGTACTTCATccccctttgacctctgtgtgtaagacttgtgtgtgtgtgtgtgtaaggggttTAGATAACACCATTGTAAGCAGCTGTCAAATGTTAGATGAGCTGAGAAATTCAGAGAGGTGAGCTGTCAAACTGCCGCCCTCAGTGCAAGTTCTTGGAGAGGGCTGTTGAATATTTGATGGaagaaataatagaataataataGAATAGAATAATAGAATTCCTATTTGTGTTTGCAAAGTGCAAAAGTGAAATATTACTTTTCAGATACATCAACTTGATGCGAGATGCAAGTGAGAGATGTAGTGTTTTAACGGTGCTGAATCACTCGGACATTTCCCATCGGGCTGTTTCAAAAGGAAAAGTAGTTCAAAAGTTGAGCAGGTACGTTCCAGCTACAGTCCTAGTGAGTGCAAATGCATGACAGCAAAAATAGAATATGCTGAGATCCCAAAAATCTCAAGGGGACAAAGGTTTCTAGTTACATCTAAACCCTCAGCAGCTACAAGTGTAATTGGAGTTTAgattaaagagattaaacaaCCAAGTGTATCATGAAGAAACTTTAAAGCTCTAATGCAAGAATAAAGGAAAACAAGTGTAAGATAGGAGTGATGCCAGCATTgtcaaacaaatttaaaaaccaGGTGTGTGGAAATTTGTCATGCAAACTGAAATAGTAGCTGCTGTTTCCTTGTCTTAAGATGATTTTAATATAACAAACTATTTCTActatgaaaatgacaaaatatgcATGAATATCACACATTTCCTTTAAGTTCTTTAATAACACACAAAGTGTCCAAttcattttagaaagaaaacaatgttttgtGACAGCATGATGAATTGTGGCATCACATGAGTCCATTTTTAAGTGGTTGCATTAATGTTTTATAAATAACCCTtctgctgtgcatgtgtgtctcagagagaaagagagggataCTGTGTTTGGTTACAAATGGGAAACACTCCAGTGGAGAAGATTGTGGAAAATATAACATTATCTATTGGTGGTTTGGTTGCTGTGTGACGTCAACCATGGGCGGTCCTCTCTGGATGGCTACTTTAGGAAAGCGCCAGGTCTCTGGCAGGGGAGAGAAAAGCTGGTCAGCACAGCCTATTGTAGATGCTGCACACAGGCAGATgctcataataataatagtaataacaaagAAGTAAGAAGAGAGGCTTCCCGACCCGCACCACATCTGTCACCTCCTCTGACTGATCACTGAACGGCCGTGGCTGACGAAGGAAAGGTAACAATCAGTCTCATGATGTAGAAAGCCACAAGAAAATCAGCCTGTAGTTActtcattttttcattttaggAATGACTGAAGCTTCTATTTCATCTGTTATTGATGAACCCTGTAATTCAATCAATATAtactttcattttgatttttgaaaacatttgttcCTACTGTCACTGATATGCTTAATACTTCTGTTAAAACTTACTTTTAAGAAAGTAAACTCAAAAAAGTGGAAGACATTCCAGTGGTGTAAGTTTTGCTTCACCATCTTCCACTGAAGTCACTTTCAGTCTTTTTCTAGAAACATACATTGTTGAGTCTATCATCATCAATCTGATCATGTCTGTATTACAGGTTTATTACTATAATTTGGCCTTTAAATCTGTGCAACATGCAGCGTGTTTTACGAGGCCTAATGTTGGCCCTGGTCATTGGTAACAGATGTAGCAAGCCACCTGGCTGATGACTGATGAGTCTGATCGTTCTGATCTGTGATAAGAGAGgcaacacacacgctcacaaatGCAGCGGAGGCTCTGAAGTATTACATTACTAATGGTGCGTGTATTCGCCTTGTAGATGCTTTGTAATTTTCTATCACTGCATACTTGTCAGGTCAAGGACAACGGTCCCAAGAGGCAACATAACAGTGTCATCGGCGCTGCGCTCTGATCTCCTCCTCTTCGACTTTGTCACTTCTGAGGCATCAGCATGGAGCGCTCAGCCAGGGAGCTTTTCCTCAACTTCATGATCGTCTTAATCACTGTGCTGCTGATGTGGTTACTTGTGAAAACTTACCAGGACTGAAGCGCCGTGGAGAGACTGCCAGCATGAGGATCAAGGGACTTGCTGAGTTGTTCCCTTTCACACAAGGCCATGATAATATTTTGTTATTTAACCATTTGGCTGCCAGTCTCATGGAGAGCTCCATGATTACAGTGACGTAAAAGATAAGCAGACACGTTGGCCACAATCAGAAGAACAGAATATCCATGACAAATGTGCTTGGCGTCCGTATTTCCAatctgatgcatttttaatgtggCTCTTAATGAAATACGAAATCACCAGGCCAAAACAAGGCCAAAACAAGTAAAACTGAAGCCACTGTCTTAACTTGAAGAGGTTAGATATCTGTACTATTAAGTTCACTTACATTTAACAAAGGAGGATATAACTGTCAGCTTTGAATCTTCTCTTCACATTTTTTTAACTAAGGAAACGATTCGAGCCTGTAGAGACTGTAGCCTTAATCACTGTGAGATTTATGTGTGAGCTCTGAATCATGTTACGGTATCACGGTGCCAAGGCAAATATGAAAAAACAAGCATGTTGTAAAGCAATGCAAATGATGAAACCTTATATTTATGTTGCCTTCTTTCCATAAAACACCCCTTTTTGCACCTCCATAGAGGATGCAATAGCCTTTGAAGAGCTTTAAAAACATTGAaacaatcaataaaaataaCTGACTCATTTGTATGTGGATGATTTATGTGTGTCACAGTGTAGCATCCCAGGGATCTCTGTGTCTGGTAAAGCTGATGAGCTGACAGTGGAACTCGGTGAGGGCTCTGGGCATCGGGCTCAgttcctcccattcactccgCTCACTGTGATACACCTGCACCAGAGAAGAACCATCATCTTTCACCTTCTGCTGTTCGTCTCAACAGCATGTTAGGCTGACCAGGCCTCATCATGTTAAATGATTATAAATATGAATTTACACCGAAcactctgaaaacaaaacacaatgaaTGTGAAGCAGATCTTCTGACACAGGCTACAAAAGTGCCTCCAAACTGGATTAAAGGCTTCAAGATGAATTGCTGATTTGCTGCCTAAATAGGAGGAAGCTATTTCTTTGGGTTACCTGAACATCATCAGTGATCTCATCAGGTGAATAGTCTCCACCCAGGATGTAGATTCTGTCTCTGGTACCAACTGCTCCAGCATTGAACCCTGCACACTCAAATGACCCTTGACCTTTCCATACGCAGGTCTCTGGACAAAAGCTGTAGACCTGTTAAGACAGCATACATCTTAGCATACTATTAAAACACACCTGAAAACTCAAAGGAAAAAATTGGTTTATCCTCTTCTGATTGACTCACCTTATATGTGGACAGGTCACATAGATGAAGAGTATCATTGTTTGACACAGCCTTGACTAGAATTGCGTGGAAGAACTGACCAAATTCCGCAACCAGACGGTTCCACTGGTCCTTTTGAGCATCATAGCAGAAGAAGCAGTCCAGTAAGGGATTAAATGTCTCTGTGAACTCCACCTCAGATCCCAGAGTGTAGATGAGGCTGCCACAGGAAGTTGCCTCTGGGTAGAAGATGGCAGTGGGGAGGGGGCTGACTGAGCACCAGGTCTTGGTCAGAGGGTTGTAATATTCCACCTGGAAAATAGAcattaaaaacatacaaacTTAAAAATAATTTTCATATTCTGTATTaaaaaagtgatgtttttacCTCAACCAGACTGGGAGCTTCCCCTGTAGATCCTCTGGTCCGCCCTCCTATGACATACACTCTGTCAAGACATGTGACAGCTGCATGCATGGTTCTAGCTTTCAGCATGGCTGGAGTGGGTGTACAGGTTAGGGTAACCGGACAGAAGCACCAGGCCTCGTCTGTGGCATCATGGGATGGCTGAGCTACATGTAGATGTATTGCACGGCAGCAGCTCCCCCGGCAACCACCTGTCACAAAGATCTTCCACAGATAGGATATTGTGTTCATCACACTTAAAGCaactaaaatataaaaatatatgcAAAGTATGTCAAGTCATAAAATGGCACTCGTATGTCAGCAGAGATTAAGGAATCTCaatcatttcaaatatttgtATCACTGACGACAGTAGTCCATCCAGAATATTACCCTTTTAAGTAAAGTTGAAAAGGCGTCGCCTTCGATGGAGATGGCTGAAAAACGATGAACAATTAGATCACCGACGCCGTTTCTCCTGGACAGGTAAGACTCAGCTAAGTTTGTTTAACTTAACTCTAATTCATTTAGGCATGGACTATCACTCACAAAGCATAAACATAATCAGCAGATGATAAACTTACAGTGTAAAATTCCATGCGTGCCAGGATAGCTCCTTGTAGTACATTCTAGCTGAATCTGGAAACCTAACTgacaatctctactggaggagGTCACCAATAGCAGCTGCTGCAGTAGCAGCTTTGGCCACAACATTACATATAGCAGATCCTTTAAAAGCACAATTTGTTCGACATATTTCTAAAATGAAACTCCTGATAAGCTTTATACATATTATAACTAGTAAATTATACCTTTTCTGCATAGCTAGTAAAACAGCATCCTGGTGGGTCTGGAAACATGACAGCTGCCTCCAAGAGATTTTTTCCCAAATCTTTCCATTGATTGGTTCCCAGACAGTAGCAGAAGGCATGCCGGGTCTCTCCGTTCTCTTCTGTCTTGTGGATGTAGATGTAGGACTGTGTGGTGGCCGGCCTGGCATCGGTGTGCAGGCCACTGTGCTGTTCCTGTTGGTCCTGAGCCTGTGAGATCAACGTGCAACAGGCCTCGCTctcctgaaggagaacatcTGAATGCAGAGTCTGACAGAAAGGGTTTTGAATAATTAGTCCAAGCTACAAAGCTTTCTAGTTTCATGTCCAGCTGCATGTTATATTACCTCCAGGGATGGTAGATGATGTAGTCTGGTTAAGGACAACAAGCTGGGCAATAGTTGTCCTCTTCCTGGTCGGTCATGGTGAATCCATCTGAGAAGTGATGTCACTACATCTTCCTCACTGGGCACATTTAAAGCATCAGACCGCAGGCAAATTTCTAAGATATTCACctacagttaaaaacagaaccagacagaaTGTTACTCAGTAACAGTAATTGTTACTGTACATTGATTTCTCTCCGTGGTGTAAAAGCCGCTGgctaacaataataacaataccaacaataataatattatagGTGGGGTTTTACATATCTTTTAAATGGGATGAGGATTTATTGTTGCATGCAATCTCCTTCTGTTggacatttttcctttaaataaaagcttttagtTTTCTTAGACACATCTGAGATCATTCAGGTGGTCAAATGTCTTTAGgacattcatttaaaacaactttttatATATTGACAGTAAAACCATGGTTGAGGCAGCCTAAATGATAATATATAAAATcatgtttcttttaaaacttGATCAGATTAAAGCACACCACTTTCTATTGTGCAATGCTCAGTACCTGCATGTTGAGAAAGTCCTGAGTTTTAGAGAGATCGCAGAAGTTCTGAACCACAAAGTCTTTGGCACTTTGGAGGAGGGAGTCAGAGCCATAAGCCTCAGCGATGGAGATCAGATAGAGACAGTTAGAAAGATCCAGACTTCCTATCAGAAATTCGGTGCATGCCCGCAAAAGAACCGAGACCTGAGAACAGCGAAATAAAACCGTACCACTCAGTAACATTCAGTTAAATGTCAGGACATCAGTGATGGCATCATTTGACGGGAATGTTGTATATTGTACTGCGTATGTgtagaaaaaaaatggaaagaaagaatgTTCCACATTTTACCTGAAGAAAAGCAGCAAGCTGAAACAGTGTGTCTACGTTGCCATTGGTGATCAGTATTTCTCCAGAATAAGCAAAATCCAGGAAAGCGCTGACTGCGTCCAGACATTGGTCATCCAGAGTCACTGAACCATCACCACGCTCTAGCATATCCACCTCAAACATAGCCCTAAACCAACAGGAGCACATAACATAGACAGCAAAACATAACCCAAAAACATGGTGTCAGTAATTAAAGAAAGATTTCCAAATGATCAGAGACCGAAAGCCACATGTGCTTGAACTGTATCTGGTAAATATTTCAAACCTTACACGTTACCGCTTCATCTCAACAGTATATTAAACCAATCAACTGAAAAAAACTTAATTAACTAACTGAATTTCATCTTTACATGTAAaaattgtgtttctgtttgGGCACAGCAGGATAGTCAACATTAGAATCAGATCAGGGTTCACTGACAGAAGAGTAAATGTTTTTCATTAACGGAGGTCAGAGTAATTGACCAAAGTCTAAGGCAGCCTCAATGGGACTGTTTTAACATTTAGGAGAATACTCAGTTCTAAAGAAATGTCTTCCACTTTCTTTCAACAGTCCAGTTGGCTCTCTGGTAGATCTCAGTGAagatgtcaatcaatcaatcaatcaatcaatcaatttttatttatataacgtattttacaatcaaaattgtttctaggcactttacagaatcccagggcctaaccccaaacaagcatgTGGGAGTTATCTAGATAACTATGGAATCTGATGCTGTACAGAGAAAACCATATCACATACATAGTTTATGACAATTTTTTGACAATTTTCTGGTACAAAAGCACCTATGGCATTATTAATGATCATCAGTTAAAATATTGAACTAAACGTTGAACTGATGATGATCCCTCAGAGCTGATGTCACCCTTCATCAGCATGCAAATACAGTTCCTGCCCAAATGTGGAGAAACAAAGAATACCTGAAGAAATCACTGCTTGCAGCTAGAACACAACGGTGGCAGGGAAAAGCACGTCCCGCCACATTAATGGTGAAGTCAAACATCAAGCTGCACTCTCGAAATGACCTGAGCgcagccaggagctgcaggctgtGGGACTCAGCTGTCCGGAGAAGGGTCTGGCGTTCTGGGGGCCCGGGGCCTTGTTGGAAATCAGATTTACTTGTCAGAGGCCATTTGCTTGTGAAACATTGGGGGGACCTTGGAGATACATCCATTTTTAACAAAATCTAGTAgccttttaaaagaaagaaagcaaaatgtaCATTAGGAAGGAAGGTGTTAGGATTAttccctttgtgtgtgtgcgcgcgcgtgtgtgtgcgcgcgtgttgtgtgtatatatagcaTGCTAACTGTAGATAACATAGTGCAAGCAACATAAAAATGTGTGATGTGCAGATCAAGCTAGAGTGGCGCAGCGAAACACTTACAATCTAGGGACCTTGGACAGTTCTTCTTCATGGCATTCGGGAACTTCCGGGAAACGTGAAATGACGTGAAATTTTGGTTATAGCATCGTCGTTGCTACAAGACAGCAATTTATTCAGTAATGAAATAAGAAAACATCgtcttttaaaatgtcttgtCATGGGCGTATGTTAATGTTACCTATGGGATGCTCcaatttatttttgtctttagcAGAAGAGGCAATGAAGGCAATacctgggaaatgtagttttattGTAGCGCTTCCAAAAGCCTTGGCAAAAGCCCAAATACCCCATTGAACCGCTTCAGTTACGCTGTAAGTATTTTTTGATTTTCATTGTAGTGATGAATAATAACAAAAAGTTCCCAAATATGTTGCTATATGGTTGTTTTTAACTGATATGAAGCTGGTGTCTGCCTGCATCCAGAAACTAGATTACTGATTCAGTAGTTGCACAGATTCATGCAGCCATACCTGACTTACGGTACATTAAGGCCAACAGCTAAAATTTGCCACGACTTGATACCTgattaagtaaaataaaatgtttattcaTAATTATACGTTGATAGAAATGAGTTCAAATCAACAATAcctgataaaataaataaaattatacTCATAAAAATACGGCTcccaaataaaatagaataaaataaaaagaaatgcagcGCTTTGCAATCCGTCCCAATTGAGACGGCAGGGCTGCAGTGTAATAACGCTACCTACCATTGGGGGGCTCCTCCCCCTTCTAAAAAAAACGCCCCGTGCTTCTGAACACGAATGTGCATAATCGCTGCATTGCTATGTAAGACCTCTAAAGCAGATGCTTTCATGTCTAAAAATTTAATTGAGCCAGACACAAAGACACCTTACTGCGCCGAAATTGGGGTTATTTAATAATTATAACAGCTAAAGAATGACATAGGTTTATGTCAATAATATTGAACGCATGTAAAACAATGTGTAAATTaagatgaaaacaaaaagcaaaatggaataaaaatcCATTCATACTCATACGTTGTATATGATGGTATATAGTAGTTCGACAGTGTGCAATGTTAATGGTGTAAACTGTTGTGTGCACACTAACAGCTAGACTTTTGTGTTTGGGGCTATTTTAAGTTGCATAAGCTTATTTGTCAGAAGCCTTTTTATATAGCCAGTGCCCCTCCGGTCATCTCGCGTCCTCGCAtccctcatttcctctctcccccccggCTGTGCATCCCCATCCCCCACGGTGGCTGGATCTTCGGCTGAAGGCTGTCTTCCCTGCGACACTGGCCGACAGAACGCTGCTGTAGCAGAGCCAGTCCGCACCGAGCACGAGCTGAGGACAGGCGAGAgaaaacacgcacgcacacacacaccaggggaaATCTCTTTGTTCTAGCAAGTGATTGCGGTAAGTGTCATTGGTCGTTTATTTTGGAGGTCGCGGATGTCTCTGTGTGTTGCCCTGCTCCTTGTTCGGTGTTTTCCTAATTTCTTTCACCCTTCGTCTCCCTTCAATTGTCCTCAGTGCGTGTTAGAACTAGCCAGCTAAGCTAAAGGCTTTAGCGCAAAGAGCCCAAGGAAGCTGGTGTTAATTACCCCTTTAATGGTTCTCTTTCGTGGATGATTAAACGGTAATTATCTATTACGTGTTAATTTCCACGCTGCTTTACTGTTGGATGCGTTATATTATCGCTTGCCACTTTTTTCCTCAGCTAGCCCGCTAATTAGCAGCTGCTTGTACGAGAGGATGCGAGGATGGTACAGCGGGCTAGCTGACGTCTTTCAGGCTAGCACACAAGCTATGCTAATGTTGGTATTATGTGACCCGGCTAGTTTCCTTGGTGCTCGTGAACGGTGGAATAATCATGCTAATGGTTGCTAATCCTGCGATAATTGGCAAGATGGCATCTCGGGAGTTATCTGGAAATCGTTGGATTTTCAAAATGGTGTCTAAAGCTCTTTTGAGTGGGACCATTTTTGTCCAAGCGTAGTTTTTTTTGGCGTCACTTGCTATCAGAGGAATGCGGTGTGCTGCAAATGCACGGACAGTTGCAGCGAAACAATAAGAAGTACGGATGTGACAAATTAAAAAGCTGCGTAGGAAGATCCATTTGTCCAAGTAGGACCGCTTTGAACACGCAACGGAATATTTGCCTGGGATGTGATTACTTTTAGCAGCCTTTTGTTAGTATTTTTGCATCAAAATCCGTCTCTCTATTCTGGAATGTCTGATTTTTATTGTAAACCTACAGCTTTGTTGCCT is from Takifugu rubripes chromosome 11, fTakRub1.2, whole genome shotgun sequence and encodes:
- the sln gene encoding sarcolipin, with the protein product MERSARELFLNFMIVLITVLLMWLLVKTYQD
- the kbtbd3 gene encoding kelch repeat and BTB domain-containing protein 3 isoform X2; this encodes MKKNCPRSLDCPGPPERQTLLRTAESHSLQLLAALRSFRECSLMFDFTINVAGRAFPCHRCVLAASSDFFRAMFEVDMLERGDGSVTLDDQCLDAVSAFLDFAYSGEILITNGNVDTLFQLAAFLQVSVLLRACTEFLIGSLDLSNCLYLISIAEAYGSDSLLQSAKDFVVQNFCDLSKTQDFLNMQVNILEICLRSDALNVPSEEDVVTSLLRWIHHDRPGRGQLLPSLLSLTRLHHLPSLETLHSDVLLQESEACCTLISQAQDQQEQHSGLHTDARPATTQSYIYIHKTEENGETRHAFCYCLGTNQWKDLGKNLLEAAVMFPDPPGCCFTSYAEKIFVTGGCRGSCCRAIHLHVAQPSHDATDEAWCFCPVTLTCTPTPAMLKARTMHAAVTCLDRVYVIGGRTRGSTGEAPSLVEVEYYNPLTKTWCSVSPLPTAIFYPEATSCGSLIYTLGSEVEFTETFNPLLDCFFCYDAQKDQWNRLVAEFGQFFHAILVKAVSNNDTLHLCDLSTYKVYSFCPETCVWKGQGSFECAGFNAGAVGTRDRIYILGGDYSPDEITDDVQVYHSERSEWEELSPMPRALTEFHCQLISFTRHRDPWDATL
- the kbtbd3 gene encoding kelch repeat and BTB domain-containing protein 3 isoform X1, with amino-acid sequence MDVSPRSPQCFTSKWPLTSKSDFQQGPGPPERQTLLRTAESHSLQLLAALRSFRECSLMFDFTINVAGRAFPCHRCVLAASSDFFRAMFEVDMLERGDGSVTLDDQCLDAVSAFLDFAYSGEILITNGNVDTLFQLAAFLQVSVLLRACTEFLIGSLDLSNCLYLISIAEAYGSDSLLQSAKDFVVQNFCDLSKTQDFLNMQVNILEICLRSDALNVPSEEDVVTSLLRWIHHDRPGRGQLLPSLLSLTRLHHLPSLETLHSDVLLQESEACCTLISQAQDQQEQHSGLHTDARPATTQSYIYIHKTEENGETRHAFCYCLGTNQWKDLGKNLLEAAVMFPDPPGCCFTSYAEKIFVTGGCRGSCCRAIHLHVAQPSHDATDEAWCFCPVTLTCTPTPAMLKARTMHAAVTCLDRVYVIGGRTRGSTGEAPSLVEVEYYNPLTKTWCSVSPLPTAIFYPEATSCGSLIYTLGSEVEFTETFNPLLDCFFCYDAQKDQWNRLVAEFGQFFHAILVKAVSNNDTLHLCDLSTYKVYSFCPETCVWKGQGSFECAGFNAGAVGTRDRIYILGGDYSPDEITDDVQVYHSERSEWEELSPMPRALTEFHCQLISFTRHRDPWDATL